The following coding sequences are from one Cenarchaeum symbiosum A window:
- a CDS encoding translation initiation factor 2B subunit, eIF-2B alpha/beta/delta family (COG0182) — protein sequence MDIPQDLKTVEWRDGRVVMIDQTRLPGELVFVEYETYGQVADAIRNLVIRGAPAIGVAGAFGLALAASRSTAGTVDSLMADLCTARDELLGTRPTAVNLKWGLERALAAAEKCTDADSMRRAVVDESLAMAEEDVKTNKEMGKNGSGLIGDGETVMTHCNAGALATVSYGTALGVIRATREAGKNIRVIATETRPVQQGSRLTAFELMHDGIDVRLIPDTAVGYSMAQGLVDKVVVGADRILGTGHVYNKIGTYQVAAMAARHGIPFYVAAPLSTFDLDSGPEDVVIEQRKAAEVTGIGDSMTAPDGVGVINPAFDVTPPELISGIITEKGVAAPPFKESIRALFG from the coding sequence ATGGATATCCCTCAGGATCTCAAGACCGTCGAGTGGAGGGACGGCAGGGTGGTAATGATAGACCAGACTCGGCTGCCAGGCGAGCTTGTCTTTGTTGAATATGAGACATACGGGCAGGTAGCCGACGCAATACGGAACCTTGTCATCCGCGGGGCGCCGGCGATAGGCGTGGCCGGCGCGTTCGGGCTGGCACTGGCTGCTTCCCGCAGCACGGCGGGGACTGTGGATTCATTGATGGCCGACCTTTGCACCGCAAGAGACGAGCTGCTCGGCACCCGGCCTACTGCTGTAAACCTCAAATGGGGCCTGGAGCGGGCGCTTGCTGCAGCAGAAAAGTGCACGGACGCTGATTCCATGCGGCGGGCAGTCGTGGATGAATCGCTTGCAATGGCCGAAGAAGATGTAAAGACCAACAAGGAGATGGGCAAAAACGGCTCGGGCCTGATAGGCGACGGCGAGACCGTAATGACCCACTGCAACGCAGGAGCGCTGGCCACGGTCTCTTACGGGACCGCGCTGGGGGTGATAAGGGCCACCAGGGAGGCGGGCAAGAACATCCGGGTTATAGCAACAGAGACCCGGCCTGTACAGCAGGGCTCGCGCCTTACAGCTTTTGAGCTGATGCACGACGGGATAGACGTGCGGCTCATCCCCGATACGGCAGTGGGTTATTCCATGGCGCAGGGGCTGGTCGACAAGGTGGTGGTAGGGGCGGACCGCATACTGGGCACAGGCCATGTCTACAACAAGATAGGCACCTACCAGGTGGCAGCCATGGCCGCACGGCACGGCATACCGTTCTATGTGGCCGCCCCGCTCTCTACGTTTGATCTTGACAGCGGGCCTGAAGATGTAGTGATAGAGCAGCGAAAGGCGGCAGAGGTGACAGGGATTGGCGACAGCATGACCGCCCCCGACGGGGTGGGTGTGATCAATCCTGCCTTTGATGTGACGCCCCCGGAGCTCATCTCCGGGATAATCACGGAAAAAGGTGTGGCTGCGCCGCCGTTCAAAGAATCTATTCGGGCGCTGTTCGGCTAG
- a CDS encoding glucose-6-phosphate isomerase (COG0166), with translation MLQRLDILYLKQGGPYTVNRYIFKENQPECLNHSCWLDKGDPGGMHRTYDRWPEIAEESYSEEYGQAESGGVSDVVFAGMGGSGAIGDVLYSMLSKTGIHVSVVKGYVLPRTAGPGTLVVSTSISGNTRETLTVIEAAREAGCQTACFCSGGEMLEYCTRHKMPHWVVPMHHSPRTSFPSFLYAMLSVLGGVIPVDEKDVRDSISDMRELRSRISPEREDNPALELARWIKGMPVIYYPWGLQAAAVRFKNSLQENAKCHVIAEDVIEACHNGIVSWEGGGNAQPILIEGADDYYKTKERWAILRGFFESRGIGYREVRSVKGGVLSKIINLVYLLDYASIYLAVLRGVEPSPVPAIDYIKRHL, from the coding sequence ATGCTGCAGCGGCTGGACATTCTGTATTTAAAGCAAGGCGGGCCGTACACAGTTAACCGTTATATTTTCAAGGAGAACCAACCCGAATGCTTGAATCATTCATGCTGGCTGGACAAGGGGGACCCCGGGGGCATGCACCGGACATACGACAGGTGGCCGGAGATAGCAGAAGAATCATACTCTGAGGAATACGGGCAGGCGGAGAGCGGCGGGGTCTCGGATGTAGTATTTGCCGGCATGGGGGGCTCTGGCGCGATAGGAGATGTCCTATACTCGATGCTCTCAAAGACCGGCATCCACGTAAGCGTGGTAAAGGGGTATGTCCTGCCGCGCACGGCGGGCCCAGGAACGCTGGTGGTATCCACTAGCATATCGGGGAACACGCGCGAGACGCTTACTGTAATAGAGGCGGCAAGGGAGGCCGGCTGCCAGACGGCCTGCTTTTGCAGCGGGGGCGAGATGCTCGAATACTGTACCCGCCACAAGATGCCCCACTGGGTGGTCCCCATGCACCATTCGCCGAGGACGTCGTTTCCCTCGTTTCTATACGCGATGTTAAGCGTGCTGGGAGGGGTGATACCCGTCGATGAAAAGGACGTCCGCGATTCCATATCGGACATGAGGGAGCTGAGATCCAGGATATCGCCTGAAAGAGAAGATAACCCCGCGCTGGAGCTTGCCCGGTGGATAAAGGGCATGCCTGTGATATATTATCCGTGGGGCCTGCAGGCGGCGGCGGTCCGCTTCAAAAACTCGCTCCAAGAGAACGCAAAGTGCCACGTGATAGCAGAAGATGTCATAGAGGCGTGCCACAACGGGATAGTCAGCTGGGAAGGAGGGGGGAATGCCCAGCCCATACTCATCGAGGGGGCCGACGACTATTACAAGACAAAAGAGCGCTGGGCCATACTGCGCGGCTTTTTTGAATCGCGCGGGATAGGGTACAGGGAGGTAAGGTCGGTCAAAGGCGGCGTCCTCTCAAAAATCATAAACCTTGTCTACCTGCTCGACTATGCTTCGATATACCTTGCAGTCCTGCGGGGAGTCGAGCCATCCCCGGTGCCCGCCATCGACTACATCAAGAGGCACCTCTGA
- a CDS encoding hypothetical protein (COG3391), whose amino-acid sequence MIRAKRSAGILMLAVAVMAGAAALSGTVPFTQEAYAHPPGSTEDPGEGHRSGTSDYHHTEIRYRFGPVPPGGGDFGPVFGYKALIGDSERRIEVYANGEELALPVTWGGYGVEWYETEFRTTLVNGRTGSSYQRTEVSSIPAGAFAYSDAIGFHPVSFEPRLTAFSCDDHTNTVSFRQDYIVRDQVNYMYHSFFPYSQKITYTDGTEECILPGALDGDEGQLEGAFSAFNRYAPYVPKGEISSVETVRMSPDSVIEMTRTLECTSSSCRNPDHVDFGHALPPQTFWQWCDVEDETLRPRCMANSTLTGDYVFELPGQHDREDVLAAEGVSPDLQIPNNAVCTDPSEFGAVNRPGPGEFYPDNCGYVLPEDVIRPDPTPYVVSVQLDEGLGTLRVVFDRPILSVDGSGMRIADAGGSGEIAPSGNRISGTPPEVVELPVNASSIGAAASFADPRLYFEPSAVTSEVGAFPAGHELPSPRYLRTYSTGTELNRDRAVAFSSDGSSMVIGGLWRTFQGWIYPYVMTEKFDVSTAERSGKFLDVDDRVGLSIHHISFSDDGLFMFVTGNKSPKVFPYELTTPYTINSVRGRTPSPNIPGEGQLYGIAFSLDGRQMYTIGNSDTVQQFPLSEKFTVSTADVSSPVSFDVSAVEDDARGVAVSPDGKTMYVSGGGDVHAYTLVEKNDVSSARYETSFSISPQTESVFGIKFSPDGRFLFAVSFEGVHQYELSRPHDISGPVQDLAALEADGDSPSGMFIAPGGTDLYLTDDARGRLRWYDISSEYDLSTATLRRTQITTWQDSPQGVYFPAGRAEMYTVGSSPPFVHRLTLPGEYDTSSITEHSMLNVSLRDINPVGVALSGDGKKMLVAGGASGTVFQYGLVPAYNLNGAVYNRALDLGGPTPTDLAFSRQGDALYVSDDEGQVHHYALKPAYNIVNAKRVGSFLMGTESLHGLSFSDDGRMLFGLDGDAGTVAQFNFGGYPARRTAAVGASDGPGLAETGDRDLNKFLPREAGDRLAFSDFALRDGESRAVIRDEPGVAMRADVLHNRMTDALDGAITSDAASAVRGKLVLDAPGVGEIPT is encoded by the coding sequence ATGATCCGTGCTAAGAGATCCGCGGGGATCCTCATGCTGGCCGTAGCCGTCATGGCCGGCGCCGCGGCACTATCCGGAACTGTACCCTTCACCCAGGAGGCATACGCTCACCCCCCGGGTTCCACGGAGGATCCCGGGGAGGGCCACAGGAGCGGCACAAGCGACTACCACCATACGGAGATCAGATACAGGTTCGGTCCTGTGCCCCCCGGCGGCGGAGACTTTGGCCCTGTATTCGGATACAAGGCCCTGATAGGCGATTCCGAGAGGAGGATAGAGGTATACGCCAACGGCGAGGAGCTGGCCCTGCCTGTAACATGGGGCGGATACGGGGTCGAGTGGTACGAGACGGAGTTTAGGACAACCCTTGTAAACGGCAGGACGGGCTCGTCCTATCAGAGGACCGAGGTCTCGAGCATCCCCGCGGGCGCCTTTGCGTACAGCGATGCAATAGGTTTCCACCCGGTGAGCTTCGAGCCCCGGCTCACCGCGTTTAGCTGCGACGACCACACAAACACCGTGTCCTTTCGCCAGGACTACATCGTGAGGGACCAGGTTAACTACATGTATCACTCGTTCTTTCCATATTCGCAAAAGATAACGTACACCGACGGGACCGAAGAGTGCATACTTCCGGGAGCCCTGGACGGCGACGAGGGGCAGCTGGAGGGGGCGTTCTCTGCGTTCAACAGGTACGCCCCGTACGTGCCAAAGGGCGAGATATCCAGCGTGGAGACGGTAAGGATGTCCCCCGATTCTGTAATAGAGATGACGCGCACCCTAGAGTGCACATCATCGAGCTGCCGGAACCCGGACCACGTGGACTTTGGGCACGCGCTGCCCCCCCAGACATTCTGGCAGTGGTGCGACGTAGAGGATGAGACGCTCCGGCCGAGATGCATGGCCAACTCGACGCTTACCGGAGACTATGTGTTCGAGCTGCCGGGACAGCATGACAGGGAGGATGTGCTGGCGGCAGAAGGGGTAAGCCCCGACCTGCAGATACCGAACAATGCAGTATGCACGGACCCGTCAGAGTTTGGAGCCGTAAACAGGCCCGGCCCCGGGGAGTTTTATCCGGACAACTGCGGGTATGTATTGCCAGAGGATGTCATACGCCCAGATCCCACGCCGTACGTGGTGTCGGTCCAGCTCGACGAGGGGCTTGGGACACTCAGGGTGGTCTTTGACCGGCCGATACTCTCAGTGGATGGCTCGGGCATGCGCATCGCGGATGCGGGGGGCAGCGGCGAGATTGCCCCGTCGGGGAACAGAATATCCGGGACTCCGCCCGAGGTGGTGGAGCTGCCAGTAAACGCAAGCAGCATTGGCGCGGCAGCCTCGTTTGCAGACCCCCGGCTTTACTTTGAGCCGTCTGCGGTCACAAGCGAGGTGGGCGCGTTTCCCGCGGGCCACGAGCTGCCATCCCCGCGGTACCTCCGGACATACTCGACGGGCACCGAGCTTAACCGGGACAGGGCGGTGGCGTTCTCTTCAGACGGCTCATCCATGGTAATAGGCGGGCTCTGGAGGACCTTCCAGGGCTGGATCTACCCTTATGTGATGACCGAAAAATTCGACGTCAGCACGGCCGAGCGCTCCGGCAAGTTCCTCGACGTGGACGACCGCGTCGGCCTATCGATACACCACATCTCATTCTCGGATGACGGCCTGTTCATGTTCGTTACCGGGAACAAGTCGCCAAAGGTGTTCCCGTACGAGCTGACCACCCCATATACGATAAACTCGGTCAGGGGAAGGACTCCGAGCCCCAACATACCCGGCGAGGGCCAGCTGTACGGGATTGCCTTCTCGCTTGACGGCCGCCAGATGTATACGATAGGGAACAGCGACACCGTGCAACAGTTCCCGCTTTCTGAAAAGTTCACGGTGAGCACGGCAGACGTCTCGTCCCCCGTATCGTTTGATGTATCGGCGGTGGAGGATGACGCAAGGGGGGTGGCAGTATCGCCCGACGGAAAGACCATGTATGTATCGGGAGGCGGCGATGTGCACGCATACACCCTCGTCGAAAAGAACGACGTGTCTAGCGCCAGATACGAGACCTCTTTTTCAATATCGCCGCAGACAGAAAGCGTCTTTGGGATTAAATTCTCGCCCGACGGGCGCTTTCTATTCGCAGTCTCCTTTGAGGGGGTGCACCAGTACGAGCTGAGCCGGCCCCATGACATATCGGGCCCCGTGCAGGATCTTGCCGCGCTCGAGGCGGATGGCGATTCACCGAGCGGCATGTTCATTGCGCCCGGGGGCACCGACTTGTACCTGACCGACGATGCACGGGGCAGGCTGCGCTGGTACGATATATCGTCTGAATACGACCTGTCCACCGCCACCTTGCGGAGAACCCAGATCACCACATGGCAGGATTCCCCCCAGGGGGTGTACTTTCCCGCCGGCAGGGCGGAGATGTATACGGTGGGCAGCAGCCCCCCCTTCGTCCACAGGCTCACGCTGCCCGGAGAATACGACACCAGCAGCATAACCGAGCACAGCATGCTCAACGTATCGCTGCGCGATATCAACCCTGTGGGGGTCGCCCTGTCCGGTGACGGCAAAAAGATGCTCGTTGCCGGCGGAGCCAGCGGCACGGTATTCCAGTACGGGCTGGTACCTGCGTACAATTTGAACGGGGCCGTGTACAACAGGGCCCTGGATCTCGGCGGGCCGACCCCGACAGACCTTGCATTCTCGAGGCAGGGAGACGCGCTGTACGTATCCGACGACGAGGGGCAGGTGCACCACTATGCTCTGAAACCCGCGTACAATATAGTCAACGCCAAGCGTGTGGGGAGCTTCCTCATGGGGACAGAGTCCCTCCATGGCCTGTCGTTCTCGGATGACGGCCGAATGCTGTTTGGGCTAGACGGGGACGCAGGGACTGTGGCGCAGTTCAATTTCGGAGGGTATCCGGCCAGGCGCACGGCTGCCGTGGGCGCATCAGACGGGCCCGGGCTTGCCGAGACTGGGGACAGAGACTTGAACAAGTTTCTGCCCCGGGAGGCAGGCGACAGGCTCGCCTTTTCGGATTTTGCCCTGCGGGACGGGGAGAGCAGGGCAGTCATACGCGACGAGCCCGGCGTGGCCATGAGGGCAGATGTCTTGCACAACCGGATGACAGATGCACTTGACGGGGCCATCACCTCCGATGCAGCTAGTGCCGTGCGCGGCAAGCTTGTGCTCGACGCGCCCGGCGTGGGCGAGATACCCACATAA
- a CDS encoding flavin-dependent oxidoreductase (COG2141), with protein sequence MRVSYSLGSLLSIGEVLGCSKILDSARPDTVWIPETWGMENFAMLSAVSQVVGCKVGSSITNIYSRSPALAAMGAVTVDALSGGRMVMGLGAGSPPIVGGLHGMSFERPVERMREYVEVVRLASSGNRIDYSGEFFKLKGFTLIVKPVREQIPVYMAAVNRRMLELAWEIADGALLFLRPLGELRGTIKRMQSRRKIDAACQVITAVSHDSEAAAARARTTVAFYVSVGSIYREFLAASGFDAEVGNIYGEYKKSGIEAAAGQVTPRMVSELAVCGTPDECRKGIERFAAAGIDLPIIQLNPVGDALESCRLIASAMEGA encoded by the coding sequence ATGAGGGTATCATACAGCTTGGGCTCGCTGCTATCGATAGGCGAGGTGCTCGGCTGCTCCAAGATACTGGATTCCGCGCGGCCCGATACGGTCTGGATTCCAGAGACGTGGGGGATGGAGAACTTTGCAATGCTGTCGGCAGTATCGCAGGTAGTCGGCTGCAAAGTGGGCTCGTCTATAACCAACATCTATTCGAGGAGCCCTGCGCTTGCAGCAATGGGGGCGGTAACAGTGGATGCGCTCTCAGGCGGCCGCATGGTGATGGGCCTTGGCGCCGGCAGCCCGCCGATAGTGGGGGGCCTGCACGGAATGAGCTTTGAGCGGCCCGTAGAGAGGATGCGCGAGTATGTCGAGGTGGTTCGGCTGGCATCATCGGGGAATAGGATAGACTATTCGGGCGAGTTCTTCAAGCTCAAGGGCTTTACGCTGATAGTAAAGCCCGTCAGGGAACAAATACCTGTGTATATGGCGGCGGTGAACCGCCGAATGCTAGAGCTCGCATGGGAGATAGCCGACGGGGCGCTGTTGTTCCTGCGGCCCCTCGGGGAGCTGCGGGGGACGATAAAGAGGATGCAGTCGCGGCGCAAGATAGATGCGGCCTGCCAGGTGATAACTGCCGTCTCGCATGATTCAGAGGCGGCGGCAGCCAGGGCCAGGACGACTGTCGCCTTTTACGTCTCAGTTGGCAGCATATACAGGGAGTTTCTGGCGGCAAGCGGGTTTGATGCAGAGGTGGGCAACATATACGGCGAGTATAAAAAATCCGGGATTGAGGCTGCAGCCGGGCAGGTGACCCCACGCATGGTATCCGAGCTTGCAGTATGCGGGACGCCCGACGAGTGCAGGAAGGGTATCGAGAGGTTTGCCGCTGCGGGGATAGACCTGCCGATTATACAGCTCAACCCCGTGGGGGACGCGCTAGAATCGTGCAGGCTGATTGCATCGGCGATGGAGGGGGCGTGA
- a CDS encoding 3-ketoacyl-CoA thiolase/acetyl-CoA acetyltransferase (COG0183): protein MRPVFAVGTGGTKFGLQDVPVEESLLEASAELFLGTDIQRESVDAVIASTNDNSKYLGAILAEKCGITPRIAHTVESLCSSGTSAIVSGVSYIASGMAEVVLVAGAEKSKSPGGILEWDQSRGGYPEPVFWASLFAGAYKREHGASAEDLAAVAAKNHRNAASNPRACSAMDITIQDVLESRSITDDLKLYECSRECSGGAAILLASKDAARGQEAPVRISGIGQRTVSASLSGAGPLVHMESTAMAAADALAASNRSAKEIDVMELHDAFGICEPMALEGIGIAGKGRGAAFCSKLYETGDNFVNPRGGLIGAGHPLGATGIAQANEIVMQLQGAAKGRQVEGAAAGLVHNMSAAATSSTVLVMEA, encoded by the coding sequence GTGAGGCCGGTCTTTGCCGTGGGTACCGGGGGCACAAAATTCGGCCTGCAGGATGTGCCCGTCGAGGAGAGCCTGCTGGAGGCGTCAGCCGAGCTGTTCTTGGGCACGGACATACAGCGGGAGAGCGTCGATGCGGTCATAGCATCGACAAACGACAACTCAAAGTATCTCGGGGCGATACTGGCAGAAAAGTGCGGGATAACGCCTAGAATTGCGCATACTGTCGAGAGCCTGTGCAGTTCAGGGACCAGCGCGATAGTATCGGGCGTATCATACATAGCTAGCGGCATGGCAGAGGTGGTCCTTGTGGCAGGGGCAGAAAAGAGCAAGAGCCCCGGAGGCATCCTCGAGTGGGACCAGTCGCGGGGAGGATACCCGGAGCCGGTATTCTGGGCGTCGCTATTTGCTGGCGCCTACAAGAGGGAGCACGGCGCAAGCGCAGAGGATCTTGCGGCAGTTGCCGCAAAGAACCACCGCAATGCCGCATCGAATCCGCGCGCGTGCTCGGCCATGGATATAACTATACAAGACGTGCTTGAATCGCGCAGCATAACCGACGACTTGAAGCTATACGAGTGCTCAAGGGAGTGCAGCGGCGGGGCCGCCATTCTGCTGGCATCAAAAGATGCGGCCCGGGGCCAGGAGGCGCCGGTGCGCATATCGGGGATAGGCCAGAGGACTGTCTCTGCTTCTCTCTCGGGCGCGGGCCCGCTTGTACACATGGAATCCACTGCAATGGCGGCAGCAGACGCGCTGGCCGCATCGAACAGGTCCGCAAAGGAGATTGATGTGATGGAGCTGCACGACGCGTTTGGGATATGCGAGCCGATGGCTCTCGAGGGGATTGGAATTGCAGGCAAGGGCAGGGGTGCTGCATTTTGCAGCAAGCTCTACGAGACCGGGGATAACTTTGTAAATCCCCGGGGCGGCCTGATTGGCGCAGGCCACCCGCTCGGGGCCACGGGGATAGCGCAGGCAAACGAGATAGTAATGCAGCTGCAAGGCGCTGCAAAAGGCAGGCAGGTAGAGGGGGCCGCGGCAGGCCTTGTACACAACATGTCGGCGGCGGCCACATCGTCCACGGTACTGGTGATGGAAGCATGA